A stretch of Vigna angularis cultivar LongXiaoDou No.4 chromosome 4, ASM1680809v1, whole genome shotgun sequence DNA encodes these proteins:
- the LOC108331407 gene encoding receptor-like serine/threonine-protein kinase ALE2 isoform X7, whose translation MGVILALILQLLKLCVIGFVVAFQGSQGSIISPSPAFLPVSHPSGEAPAPIHLGLPWGSSPPRSPSDPNGFFISPSPKTIYVNPSPSEAPGFIHPKEPWRTIAPSLQEVPNGPFLLPPPKSAPTPEKTRESEPSISPSPGASTITSTSPPYNGALGPSTAERNVSPSIQLSPPQSKTPAFSPPVFTPIAPAPIAVPSGNLTKTSPVSQPTEHGSLPPKTDERNTSHKPEPAFPASVAPSSPFPVDPPLVHPVIPAASPSKSPAPIVSPALTPSRSFSWKKGGEPVSAPVYKTPKPLPAIVHSPTQAPVVSPALTPSRSFNWKRGGEPVSAPPYKTPKPLPAIVHSPTQARQFHYAPEPSPNKDYPPASSPSTTFYKHHHTRNTIRSPAPASSYSVSPSTLKHQDEPIPPSRLPASRQRQHAPSPLNTEGSTVSPFQSPVSQISPAPSPSFKILPHSTKIPIHPPEVSPFRPSSKSPKKPILPRNQALPPPPPNEDCITLVCSDPYTSTPPGAPCKCVWPMKVGLCLSVSLYTFFPLVSEFASEIAIGVFMKQSQVRIMGADAANMQPDKTIVFIDLVPLGENFDNTTAFLASERFWHKQVAIKTSYFGDYDVLYVSYPGLPPSPPLPPSSITIVDGGPYSGGGNNSRTIKPLGVDISKRQHKGGISKGMIAVISLSVFLVVVLCFAAAWALFKFRDHSSKLASTPHVLSPPLTKAPGAAGSAVGGRLASASTSFRSSIAAYAGSAKTFSMNDIEKATDNFHDSRVLGEGGFGRVYSGVLEDGTKVAVKVLKREDHHGDREFLSEVEMLSRLHHRNLVKLIGICAEVSFRCLVYELIPNGSVESHLHGMDKKNSPLDWSARIKIALGSARGLAYLHEDSSPHVIHRDFKSSNILLEDDFTPKVSDFGLARTAADEENRHISTRVMGTFGYVAPEYAMTGHLLVKSDVYSYGVVLLELLTGRKPVDMSRPPGQENLVAWARPLLSSEEGVEAITDPSLGPDVPSDSVAKVAAIASMCVQPEVSDRPFMGEVVQALKLVCNECDEARETGSSSTSVDFSHSRQVSDNFQGQSSATNYDSGVDIENRLLASELFSSSSARYGKRVSGSFRRHSYSGPLSTGRSKRLWQIIRKLSGGSVSEHGTMFKL comes from the exons GGTCTATTATATCCCCATCTCCAGCATTCCTTCCAGTCAGTCATCCTAGTGGTGAAGCACCTGCTCCTATCCATCTTGGACTGCCATGGGGAAGCAGTCCACCAAGATCACCTTCAGATCCTAATG GGTTTTTTATATCCCCATCTCCAAAAACCATATATGTGAATCCTTCCCCCAGTGAAGCACCTGGTTTTATACACCCAAAAGAACCATGGAGAACCATTGCACCAAGCCTTCAAGAAGTACCGAATG GGCCATTTTTATTACCACCTCCTAAATCAGCTCCAACTCCCGAGAAGACAAGAGAATCTGAACCATCCATATCTCCTAGTCCTGGTGCAAGCACCATTACATCAACATCACCACCGTATAATGGTGCTCTTGGACCATCAACTGCAGAAAGGAATGTTTCACCATCCATACAACTAAGTCCACCTCAAAGCAAAACACCTGCTTTTAGTCCTCCTGTTTTCACACCAATTGCTCCAG CTCCCATTGCAGTACCTTCAGGGAATTTGACAAAAACCTCACCAGTCAGCCAACCAACTGAACATGGAAGTTTGCCTCCTAAGACTGATGAGAGGAATACGAGTCACAAGCCTGAGCCAGCTTTTCCAG CATCAGTTGCACCATCAAGTCCATTTCCAGTAGATCCACCATTAGTCCACCCAGTCATACCAGCAGCTTCTCCATCCAAATCACCAG CACCTATTGTCTCTCCTGCATTGACTCCTTCCAGAAGCTTTAGTTGGAAAAAAGGTGGAGAACCAGTTTCTGCACCAGTGTACAAAACACCAAAGCCACTACCGGCTATAGTACATTCCCCTACTCAAG CACCGGTTGTCTCTCCAGCATTAACACCTTCTAGAAGCTTCAATTGGAAAAGAGGTGGAGAACCAGTTTCTGCTCCTCCATACAAAACACCAAAGCCGCTACCCGCTATAGTACATTCCCCTACTCAAG CAAGGCAATTTCACTATGCTCCTGAACCATCTCCTAACAAAGATTACCCTCCTGCATCTTCACCTTCAACCACATTCTATAAGCATCACCACACAAGGAACACAATCAGAAGCCCTGCTCCTGCATCATCATATTCAGTTTCTCCTTCCACTTTAAAACACCAag ATGAACCAATTCCTCCCTCACGGTTGCCAGCAAGTAGGCAAAGACAACATGCTCCATCACCATTGAACACAG AAGGTTCAACAGTTTCCCCGTTTCAGTCACCAGTAAGCCAGATTTCACCAGCTCCTTCTCCATCCTTCAAAATACTCCCTCATTCAACCAAAA TTCCAATTCATCCTCCCGAGGTATCTCCTTTTCGGCCTTCTTCCAAGAGCCCTAAGAAGCCGATCCTACCTCGTAATCAAGCACTACCACCGCCACCTCCCAATGAAG aTTGTATAACACTGGTTTGCTCAGATCCTTATACAAGTACTCCACCTGGTGCACCTTGCAAATGTGTGTGGCCCATGAAAGTCGGTCTTTGCCTTAGTGTTTCTTTGTATACTTTCTTCCCTTTGGTTTCGGAGTTTGCTTCTGAAATTGCCATTGGGGTTTTCATGAAGCAAAGTCAAGTTCGCATTATGGGAGCTGATGCAGCAAACATGCAACCTGATAAAACTATTGTATTCATTGATTTGGTACCACTTGGGGAAAATTTTGATAACACTACAGCCTTTTTAGCTTCTGAGAGATTTTGGCATAAACAGGTTGCTATAAAGACTTCTTACTTTGGTGATTATGACGTATTATATGTGAGCTATCCag GTTTGCCTCCATCTCCTCCTTTACCTCCTTCAAGCATTACAATTGTTGATGGCGGTCCATATTCTGGCGGTGGCAATAACAGTAGGACCATAAAGCCCCTTGGGGTTGACATATCAAAGAGGCAGCATAAAGGTGGAATTAGCAAGGGCATGATTGCTGTTATTTCTCTCTCAGTTTTTCTAgtagttgttttatgctttgcTGCTGCTTGGGCCTTGTTCAAGTTCAGAGATCATTCAAGTAAACTGGCATCAACCCCACATGTTCTGTCTCCTCCACTTACCAAAGCTCCAG GTGCTGCTGGATCAGCAGTTGGAGGCAGGCTTGCTTCAGCTTCAACATCATTCCGGTCTAGCATTGCTGCTTATGCAGGATCTGCTAAGACTTTCAGCATGAATGACATTGAGAAAGCCACAGATAATTTCCATGACTCCAGAGTACTTGGAGAAGGTGGCTTTGGGCGTGTTTATAGTGGTGTACTAGAAGATGGGACAAAAGTGGCAGTCAAGGTTCTGAAAAGAGAGGATCATCATGGTGACCGTGAATTCCTATCTGAAGTAGAGATGCTTAGCCGGCTTCACCATAGAAACTTGGTTAAATTGATTGGTATTTGCGCAGAGGTCAGCTTCCGGTGCCTGGTTTATGAACTCATTCCAAATGGCAGTGTGGAATCCCATTTACATG GGATGGACAAGAAAAATAGCCCCCTTGATTGGAGTGCTCGGATAAAGATAGCACTTGGCTCTGCTCGTGGACTGGCTTATCTGCATGAAGATTCAAGTCCTCATGTCATACATAGGGACTTCAAGTCTAGTAATATCTTGCTGGAAGATGATTTTACTCCAAAAGTATCTGATTTTGGATTAGCCCGAACAGCAGCTGATGAGGAGAACAGACACATATCAACACGTGTAATGGGAACTTTTGG TTATGTGGCTCCGGAGTATGCAATGACCGGCCACCTTCTTGTGAAGAGTGATGTTTACAGCTACGGTGTTGTCCTCCTTGAGCTCTTGACAGGAAGAAAACCAGTAGACATGTCACGACCGCCCGGTCAAGAGAATCTCGTTGCATGGGCTCGTCCATTGCTCTCAAGCGAAGAAGGAGTGGAAGCAATAACAGATCCATCTCTGGGACCTGATGTGCCTTCTGATAGTGTGGCTAAAGTTGCAGCCATTGCTTCTATGTGTGTACAACCAGAGGTTTCAGACCGTCCTTTTATGGGTGAGGTTGTTCAGGCTTTAAAACTAGTGTGCAATGAATGTGACGAGGCAAGAGAAACAGGCTCAAGTTCTACCTCGGTTGATTTCAGTCATTCTAGACAAGTATCAGATAATTTTCAAGGCCAATCCTCAGCCACCAATTATGATTCTGGAGTTGATATTGAAAATAGGCTGTTGGCATCAGAGTTATTCAGCTCATCATCCGCAAGATATGGAAAGCGAGTGTCAGGATCATTTAGAAGGCATTCTTATTCAGGTCCTCTTAGTACTGGAAGAAGCAAACGGTTATGGCAGATAATTAGAAAGCTTTCTGGTGGTAGTGTCAGTGAACATGGAACTATGTTCAAGTTATGA
- the LOC108331407 gene encoding receptor-like serine/threonine-protein kinase ALE2 isoform X5 encodes MGVILALILQLLKLCVIGFVVAFQGSQGFFISPSPKTIYVNPSPSEAPGFIHPKEPWRTIAPSLQEVPNGPFLLPPPKSAPTPEKTRESEPSISPSPGASTITSTSPPYNGALGPSTAERNVSPSIQLSPPQSKTPAFSPPVFTPIAPAPIAVPSGNLTKTSPVSQPTEHGSLPPKTDERNTSHKPEPAFPAVVPIPSTQLPKYSPVSQPSENGSLPHRDDANNGHIPEPISPAPLVFSFPEHPPVSQPTEHGSWPPSVPRGHTLEPVSHAPVAQPPTNLPKNSSVSQPTHGNSLPDLHNGTANNGHTHTPAQKMSPSVAPSSPFPVDPPLVHPVIPAASPSKSPAPIVSPALTPSRSFSWKKGGEPVSAPVYKTPKPLPAIVHSPTQAPVVSPALTPSRSFNWKRGGEPVSAPPYKTPKPLPAIVHSPTQARQFHYAPEPSPNKDYPPASSPSTTFYKHHHTRNTIRSPAPASSYSVSPSTLKHQDEPIPPSRLPASRQRQHAPSPLNTEGSTVSPFQSPVSQISPAPSPSFKILPHSTKIPIHPPEVSPFRPSSKSPKKPILPRNQALPPPPPNEDCITLVCSDPYTSTPPGAPCKCVWPMKVGLCLSVSLYTFFPLVSEFASEIAIGVFMKQSQVRIMGADAANMQPDKTIVFIDLVPLGENFDNTTAFLASERFWHKQVAIKTSYFGDYDVLYVSYPGLPPSPPLPPSSITIVDGGPYSGGGNNSRTIKPLGVDISKRQHKGGISKGMIAVISLSVFLVVVLCFAAAWALFKFRDHSSKLASTPHVLSPPLTKAPGAAGSAVGGRLASASTSFRSSIAAYAGSAKTFSMNDIEKATDNFHDSRVLGEGGFGRVYSGVLEDGTKVAVKVLKREDHHGDREFLSEVEMLSRLHHRNLVKLIGICAEVSFRCLVYELIPNGSVESHLHGMDKKNSPLDWSARIKIALGSARGLAYLHEDSSPHVIHRDFKSSNILLEDDFTPKVSDFGLARTAADEENRHISTRVMGTFGYVAPEYAMTGHLLVKSDVYSYGVVLLELLTGRKPVDMSRPPGQENLVAWARPLLSSEEGVEAITDPSLGPDVPSDSVAKVAAIASMCVQPEVSDRPFMGEVVQALKLVCNECDEARETGSSSTSVDFSHSRQVSDNFQGQSSATNYDSGVDIENRLLASELFSSSSARYGKRVSGSFRRHSYSGPLSTGRSKRLWQIIRKLSGGSVSEHGTMFKL; translated from the exons GGTTTTTTATATCCCCATCTCCAAAAACCATATATGTGAATCCTTCCCCCAGTGAAGCACCTGGTTTTATACACCCAAAAGAACCATGGAGAACCATTGCACCAAGCCTTCAAGAAGTACCGAATG GGCCATTTTTATTACCACCTCCTAAATCAGCTCCAACTCCCGAGAAGACAAGAGAATCTGAACCATCCATATCTCCTAGTCCTGGTGCAAGCACCATTACATCAACATCACCACCGTATAATGGTGCTCTTGGACCATCAACTGCAGAAAGGAATGTTTCACCATCCATACAACTAAGTCCACCTCAAAGCAAAACACCTGCTTTTAGTCCTCCTGTTTTCACACCAATTGCTCCAG CTCCCATTGCAGTACCTTCAGGGAATTTGACAAAAACCTCACCAGTCAGCCAACCAACTGAACATGGAAGTTTGCCTCCTAAGACTGATGAGAGGAATACGAGTCACAAGCCTGAGCCAGCTTTTCCAG CCGTAGTTCCAATACCTTCTACACAGTTGCCCAAATATTCACCAGTAAGCCAGCCAAGTGAAAATGGAAGTTTGCCTCATAGAGATGATGCAAATAATGGTCACATCCCCGAGCCAATTTCACCAG CCCCTTTAGTATTCAGTTTTCCTGAACATCCACCAGTGAGTCAGCCAACCGAACATGGAAGTTGGCCTCCATCTGTTCCCAGAGGTCACACATTGGAGCCAGTTTCACACG CCCCAGTTGCACAACCCCCTACAAATTTGCCAAAAAATTCGTCTGTTAGTCAACCAACTCATGGAAATTCCCTCCCTGATCTTCACAATGGAACTGCAAATAATGGTCACACTCACACCCCAGCACAAAAAATGTCAC CATCAGTTGCACCATCAAGTCCATTTCCAGTAGATCCACCATTAGTCCACCCAGTCATACCAGCAGCTTCTCCATCCAAATCACCAG CACCTATTGTCTCTCCTGCATTGACTCCTTCCAGAAGCTTTAGTTGGAAAAAAGGTGGAGAACCAGTTTCTGCACCAGTGTACAAAACACCAAAGCCACTACCGGCTATAGTACATTCCCCTACTCAAG CACCGGTTGTCTCTCCAGCATTAACACCTTCTAGAAGCTTCAATTGGAAAAGAGGTGGAGAACCAGTTTCTGCTCCTCCATACAAAACACCAAAGCCGCTACCCGCTATAGTACATTCCCCTACTCAAG CAAGGCAATTTCACTATGCTCCTGAACCATCTCCTAACAAAGATTACCCTCCTGCATCTTCACCTTCAACCACATTCTATAAGCATCACCACACAAGGAACACAATCAGAAGCCCTGCTCCTGCATCATCATATTCAGTTTCTCCTTCCACTTTAAAACACCAag ATGAACCAATTCCTCCCTCACGGTTGCCAGCAAGTAGGCAAAGACAACATGCTCCATCACCATTGAACACAG AAGGTTCAACAGTTTCCCCGTTTCAGTCACCAGTAAGCCAGATTTCACCAGCTCCTTCTCCATCCTTCAAAATACTCCCTCATTCAACCAAAA TTCCAATTCATCCTCCCGAGGTATCTCCTTTTCGGCCTTCTTCCAAGAGCCCTAAGAAGCCGATCCTACCTCGTAATCAAGCACTACCACCGCCACCTCCCAATGAAG aTTGTATAACACTGGTTTGCTCAGATCCTTATACAAGTACTCCACCTGGTGCACCTTGCAAATGTGTGTGGCCCATGAAAGTCGGTCTTTGCCTTAGTGTTTCTTTGTATACTTTCTTCCCTTTGGTTTCGGAGTTTGCTTCTGAAATTGCCATTGGGGTTTTCATGAAGCAAAGTCAAGTTCGCATTATGGGAGCTGATGCAGCAAACATGCAACCTGATAAAACTATTGTATTCATTGATTTGGTACCACTTGGGGAAAATTTTGATAACACTACAGCCTTTTTAGCTTCTGAGAGATTTTGGCATAAACAGGTTGCTATAAAGACTTCTTACTTTGGTGATTATGACGTATTATATGTGAGCTATCCag GTTTGCCTCCATCTCCTCCTTTACCTCCTTCAAGCATTACAATTGTTGATGGCGGTCCATATTCTGGCGGTGGCAATAACAGTAGGACCATAAAGCCCCTTGGGGTTGACATATCAAAGAGGCAGCATAAAGGTGGAATTAGCAAGGGCATGATTGCTGTTATTTCTCTCTCAGTTTTTCTAgtagttgttttatgctttgcTGCTGCTTGGGCCTTGTTCAAGTTCAGAGATCATTCAAGTAAACTGGCATCAACCCCACATGTTCTGTCTCCTCCACTTACCAAAGCTCCAG GTGCTGCTGGATCAGCAGTTGGAGGCAGGCTTGCTTCAGCTTCAACATCATTCCGGTCTAGCATTGCTGCTTATGCAGGATCTGCTAAGACTTTCAGCATGAATGACATTGAGAAAGCCACAGATAATTTCCATGACTCCAGAGTACTTGGAGAAGGTGGCTTTGGGCGTGTTTATAGTGGTGTACTAGAAGATGGGACAAAAGTGGCAGTCAAGGTTCTGAAAAGAGAGGATCATCATGGTGACCGTGAATTCCTATCTGAAGTAGAGATGCTTAGCCGGCTTCACCATAGAAACTTGGTTAAATTGATTGGTATTTGCGCAGAGGTCAGCTTCCGGTGCCTGGTTTATGAACTCATTCCAAATGGCAGTGTGGAATCCCATTTACATG GGATGGACAAGAAAAATAGCCCCCTTGATTGGAGTGCTCGGATAAAGATAGCACTTGGCTCTGCTCGTGGACTGGCTTATCTGCATGAAGATTCAAGTCCTCATGTCATACATAGGGACTTCAAGTCTAGTAATATCTTGCTGGAAGATGATTTTACTCCAAAAGTATCTGATTTTGGATTAGCCCGAACAGCAGCTGATGAGGAGAACAGACACATATCAACACGTGTAATGGGAACTTTTGG TTATGTGGCTCCGGAGTATGCAATGACCGGCCACCTTCTTGTGAAGAGTGATGTTTACAGCTACGGTGTTGTCCTCCTTGAGCTCTTGACAGGAAGAAAACCAGTAGACATGTCACGACCGCCCGGTCAAGAGAATCTCGTTGCATGGGCTCGTCCATTGCTCTCAAGCGAAGAAGGAGTGGAAGCAATAACAGATCCATCTCTGGGACCTGATGTGCCTTCTGATAGTGTGGCTAAAGTTGCAGCCATTGCTTCTATGTGTGTACAACCAGAGGTTTCAGACCGTCCTTTTATGGGTGAGGTTGTTCAGGCTTTAAAACTAGTGTGCAATGAATGTGACGAGGCAAGAGAAACAGGCTCAAGTTCTACCTCGGTTGATTTCAGTCATTCTAGACAAGTATCAGATAATTTTCAAGGCCAATCCTCAGCCACCAATTATGATTCTGGAGTTGATATTGAAAATAGGCTGTTGGCATCAGAGTTATTCAGCTCATCATCCGCAAGATATGGAAAGCGAGTGTCAGGATCATTTAGAAGGCATTCTTATTCAGGTCCTCTTAGTACTGGAAGAAGCAAACGGTTATGGCAGATAATTAGAAAGCTTTCTGGTGGTAGTGTCAGTGAACATGGAACTATGTTCAAGTTATGA
- the LOC108331407 gene encoding receptor-like serine/threonine-protein kinase ALE2 isoform X8, giving the protein MSPSVAPSSPFPVDPPLVHPVIPAASPSKSPAPIVSPALTPSRSFSWKKGGEPVSAPVYKTPKPLPAIVHSPTQAPVVSPALTPSRSFNWKRGGEPVSAPPYKTPKPLPAIVHSPTQARQFHYAPEPSPNKDYPPASSPSTTFYKHHHTRNTIRSPAPASSYSVSPSTLKHQDEPIPPSRLPASRQRQHAPSPLNTEGSTVSPFQSPVSQISPAPSPSFKILPHSTKIPIHPPEVSPFRPSSKSPKKPILPRNQALPPPPPNEDCITLVCSDPYTSTPPGAPCKCVWPMKVGLCLSVSLYTFFPLVSEFASEIAIGVFMKQSQVRIMGADAANMQPDKTIVFIDLVPLGENFDNTTAFLASERFWHKQVAIKTSYFGDYDVLYVSYPGLPPSPPLPPSSITIVDGGPYSGGGNNSRTIKPLGVDISKRQHKGGISKGMIAVISLSVFLVVVLCFAAAWALFKFRDHSSKLASTPHVLSPPLTKAPGAAGSAVGGRLASASTSFRSSIAAYAGSAKTFSMNDIEKATDNFHDSRVLGEGGFGRVYSGVLEDGTKVAVKVLKREDHHGDREFLSEVEMLSRLHHRNLVKLIGICAEVSFRCLVYELIPNGSVESHLHGMDKKNSPLDWSARIKIALGSARGLAYLHEDSSPHVIHRDFKSSNILLEDDFTPKVSDFGLARTAADEENRHISTRVMGTFGYVAPEYAMTGHLLVKSDVYSYGVVLLELLTGRKPVDMSRPPGQENLVAWARPLLSSEEGVEAITDPSLGPDVPSDSVAKVAAIASMCVQPEVSDRPFMGEVVQALKLVCNECDEARETGSSSTSVDFSHSRQVSDNFQGQSSATNYDSGVDIENRLLASELFSSSSARYGKRVSGSFRRHSYSGPLSTGRSKRLWQIIRKLSGGSVSEHGTMFKL; this is encoded by the exons ATGTCAC CATCAGTTGCACCATCAAGTCCATTTCCAGTAGATCCACCATTAGTCCACCCAGTCATACCAGCAGCTTCTCCATCCAAATCACCAG CACCTATTGTCTCTCCTGCATTGACTCCTTCCAGAAGCTTTAGTTGGAAAAAAGGTGGAGAACCAGTTTCTGCACCAGTGTACAAAACACCAAAGCCACTACCGGCTATAGTACATTCCCCTACTCAAG CACCGGTTGTCTCTCCAGCATTAACACCTTCTAGAAGCTTCAATTGGAAAAGAGGTGGAGAACCAGTTTCTGCTCCTCCATACAAAACACCAAAGCCGCTACCCGCTATAGTACATTCCCCTACTCAAG CAAGGCAATTTCACTATGCTCCTGAACCATCTCCTAACAAAGATTACCCTCCTGCATCTTCACCTTCAACCACATTCTATAAGCATCACCACACAAGGAACACAATCAGAAGCCCTGCTCCTGCATCATCATATTCAGTTTCTCCTTCCACTTTAAAACACCAag ATGAACCAATTCCTCCCTCACGGTTGCCAGCAAGTAGGCAAAGACAACATGCTCCATCACCATTGAACACAG AAGGTTCAACAGTTTCCCCGTTTCAGTCACCAGTAAGCCAGATTTCACCAGCTCCTTCTCCATCCTTCAAAATACTCCCTCATTCAACCAAAA TTCCAATTCATCCTCCCGAGGTATCTCCTTTTCGGCCTTCTTCCAAGAGCCCTAAGAAGCCGATCCTACCTCGTAATCAAGCACTACCACCGCCACCTCCCAATGAAG aTTGTATAACACTGGTTTGCTCAGATCCTTATACAAGTACTCCACCTGGTGCACCTTGCAAATGTGTGTGGCCCATGAAAGTCGGTCTTTGCCTTAGTGTTTCTTTGTATACTTTCTTCCCTTTGGTTTCGGAGTTTGCTTCTGAAATTGCCATTGGGGTTTTCATGAAGCAAAGTCAAGTTCGCATTATGGGAGCTGATGCAGCAAACATGCAACCTGATAAAACTATTGTATTCATTGATTTGGTACCACTTGGGGAAAATTTTGATAACACTACAGCCTTTTTAGCTTCTGAGAGATTTTGGCATAAACAGGTTGCTATAAAGACTTCTTACTTTGGTGATTATGACGTATTATATGTGAGCTATCCag GTTTGCCTCCATCTCCTCCTTTACCTCCTTCAAGCATTACAATTGTTGATGGCGGTCCATATTCTGGCGGTGGCAATAACAGTAGGACCATAAAGCCCCTTGGGGTTGACATATCAAAGAGGCAGCATAAAGGTGGAATTAGCAAGGGCATGATTGCTGTTATTTCTCTCTCAGTTTTTCTAgtagttgttttatgctttgcTGCTGCTTGGGCCTTGTTCAAGTTCAGAGATCATTCAAGTAAACTGGCATCAACCCCACATGTTCTGTCTCCTCCACTTACCAAAGCTCCAG GTGCTGCTGGATCAGCAGTTGGAGGCAGGCTTGCTTCAGCTTCAACATCATTCCGGTCTAGCATTGCTGCTTATGCAGGATCTGCTAAGACTTTCAGCATGAATGACATTGAGAAAGCCACAGATAATTTCCATGACTCCAGAGTACTTGGAGAAGGTGGCTTTGGGCGTGTTTATAGTGGTGTACTAGAAGATGGGACAAAAGTGGCAGTCAAGGTTCTGAAAAGAGAGGATCATCATGGTGACCGTGAATTCCTATCTGAAGTAGAGATGCTTAGCCGGCTTCACCATAGAAACTTGGTTAAATTGATTGGTATTTGCGCAGAGGTCAGCTTCCGGTGCCTGGTTTATGAACTCATTCCAAATGGCAGTGTGGAATCCCATTTACATG GGATGGACAAGAAAAATAGCCCCCTTGATTGGAGTGCTCGGATAAAGATAGCACTTGGCTCTGCTCGTGGACTGGCTTATCTGCATGAAGATTCAAGTCCTCATGTCATACATAGGGACTTCAAGTCTAGTAATATCTTGCTGGAAGATGATTTTACTCCAAAAGTATCTGATTTTGGATTAGCCCGAACAGCAGCTGATGAGGAGAACAGACACATATCAACACGTGTAATGGGAACTTTTGG TTATGTGGCTCCGGAGTATGCAATGACCGGCCACCTTCTTGTGAAGAGTGATGTTTACAGCTACGGTGTTGTCCTCCTTGAGCTCTTGACAGGAAGAAAACCAGTAGACATGTCACGACCGCCCGGTCAAGAGAATCTCGTTGCATGGGCTCGTCCATTGCTCTCAAGCGAAGAAGGAGTGGAAGCAATAACAGATCCATCTCTGGGACCTGATGTGCCTTCTGATAGTGTGGCTAAAGTTGCAGCCATTGCTTCTATGTGTGTACAACCAGAGGTTTCAGACCGTCCTTTTATGGGTGAGGTTGTTCAGGCTTTAAAACTAGTGTGCAATGAATGTGACGAGGCAAGAGAAACAGGCTCAAGTTCTACCTCGGTTGATTTCAGTCATTCTAGACAAGTATCAGATAATTTTCAAGGCCAATCCTCAGCCACCAATTATGATTCTGGAGTTGATATTGAAAATAGGCTGTTGGCATCAGAGTTATTCAGCTCATCATCCGCAAGATATGGAAAGCGAGTGTCAGGATCATTTAGAAGGCATTCTTATTCAGGTCCTCTTAGTACTGGAAGAAGCAAACGGTTATGGCAGATAATTAGAAAGCTTTCTGGTGGTAGTGTCAGTGAACATGGAACTATGTTCAAGTTATGA